Below is a genomic region from Raphanus sativus cultivar WK10039 chromosome 4, ASM80110v3, whole genome shotgun sequence.
TGTCTGATCGCATTCTCTGATTATTCTACATCTTCGATTTTACTCTGCTATACATAATCAAATATCCACTCTACTTAGTTGCAATTCTGAAACTTTTCTTCAGCGGGCAAGAAAAATTCGAACTTGATTGGCATTTGATCCGTCCgttagattttctttttactcATTTTGGGCTTTCAGGAAAGGTGATCTTTGTATTTGTAGTTTTCGTGCTTGTTTTGCTCATAGTGTCTAGTAATCGTTTAGCTTTAGGCCATCAATGTTAATGTTCGTATTTGAAACCATATCAGCAATGTATTAGATGGCCCAACATAACCAGTAATGGCGATGAGACAGGACAAAGttgagtttttaaataaaaaaggattAGTCTTTGAAATGTTTAGCAACCTGTGTGGCTTTGTAATCCGACAGAAtcgtatatgttttttttttttagatttatctGTACGTTATGTAATTGTGTGTGAGTCTCTGTTTTGCTCTATCTGTTCGagggttctttttttttttctttcaattatGTTTCAGCTGTTTAAGTTGAATTCACTTTGCTTGTCACGTTTATGTCTTACCTCTGTTGACCTGAGGATTAAGTCAGAATTATCTCTCTGCAGCACCATTTTACCAAATGCAGCAGTATTACCGGGTTGGAAAACTTGATGATTGTACTAAGAAGTTCTCTGATCTCTTTGATTGTCTTTCATTAAAGACCAAAACAGCTTCTGAAGCCGAGGTTTGTACATATTTTTGATCTTTCAGCCTGTTTCATTCTTCTTTACTTTTGTCTACTCAAAGGGTATAGCATCATAAAACTAGATAAAAACTCAAATGACTATGAATTGGAGTTATGTGAATCACACTAGGTTGATCCTGGTTCAGCTTTTACTTTCTGCATCAATTATGTATTTTCACCCCAATCGAATATCACACTGAACTTTGGTGCAGTATCCATTGTGTATATGATGAATGTGTATGTTATGTACCAAGGTATTTAACGTTTTGACAAAATTGCAGAAAATTATGGAAGAGCAAGAGCAAGCAGAAGCAGCAAAACATATCTGGCTTATGAGGACACAGGTAGAAGCTTCTACTCACTGGAACGAGACGTTTGGGCATTTGGATGATCCAAATTACTAGAAGTGCAGTCACACTCCATACTTGATTCTTGATGGCATTTTTACTTCCAAGAAactcctctctttttttttgctagagATCTGCAGATTGTTCTGCTGCGGGATATGAAAAAAAGCTTTTTTGTCATCTATCAGTTACCATGAAACATTTTAAAGGGCTATGCCTCAAATCTTCCAAAGAAGCGCACCACGGAAAGATGGAAGGGATGTTGTGAGATGATCGTTTGAATGTATTCGGTAACTACAGAAATAAAATTCttattttctattaataaaGTTGGAAAATATTAGACGTgtatcaaatgttttttttcagtATACAATGCTACAAAGTTTAGTAAAATTGATATAATTGATCAGAGTGGTACCACTAGGCCTGTAGCTCTCTTGTCTGTTTGGCCCCATACAGAGAGATGGATATTTCATTATTCACAAAAATACATGAATACATAGAAGAAACATAGTACAGCATATAATACTACTGCAGGAACAGTCTGAGAAGCTCCTTAGATTCTCCAAACGTCGAGGAAAGCTTTTCCATCGAGCTCTCGGGAGAAGAAGACCTTCAAAAACTCCTCGATGGTCACGCTTCTGAACAACGCAGCCTTGTGCCTTTCCACAAGACTTCTCAGCGGACCCACTTCTTTACCCATTCCCACATTGTGAAACGCCGCCACAGAAAGCCTCTCCTTCTCCGAGTTCACAACCCCACGGTGCTCTATACTTTTGTACGTCCCATTCGTCATCATCTACAATGACAACaccaaaagtaaaaaaaacattcaCAAATGCTAACACCATTCGTCCAAATTATCTAATTACCTCTAACATGTCTCCAATATTGACAACGAAAGCGTATGGGAGAGGTTTGACTGAAACCCACTTGCCATCTTTCTTGATCTGGAGACCTTCCACTTCATTAACCTGCAGAAGGATGGTGAGTCCTGTAGCATCTGAGTGCGGAGTTACGCCGATAACATGATCCGGCTCTGGACAAGGTGGGTAGTAATTCATCTTCATTTTCTGTCCtaactcatcatcatcaaacaaCTCTTCCATTTCCTCAGGTTTGATCTTCAGAGCTCTTGCCATGTTCGCTAACAAGATCTTAGCTGTCCTTTTCACTTCGGTTGAATACGTCTCTAGTGTAtctctgaagaaaaaaaaacataaccgAGATTTTAAAACAGAGAAGAGTTTTTGATGTTAGCTAAGCACATTTTGAAGCTAGCGTAACCTGAAGGGTGGAGGTAACTTGTGGAACAAGTGAGGCTTCCTTGATAGAACAGGTTGCGTCGTGAGGTAGAACATGTCACTCCAGTCTAGTTTCTGCTCCTCCGAAACAACGAAAGCTTGTCCAAACCCTTCGATCTCACCGGGCTGTTGCCACAGCTTCGTCTTCTCTTCCATGGGAAGGTTGAAGAGATCTTGAATCTCCGACTTGACTTTGTCCAAGAACTTTGAGTCCATTCCGTGGTTCACAAGCTATATAGATAAAAAGCTACAATGATCAAAACTTGAAATCTAAATGGGGTTTGaaatagtattaaaattttagagacTTGCTTGGAAAAACCCCCACTCTTTGCAAGCCAAGTCAAGCTTGTCAATCTCAGAAGCCATGGAGGTTGAAGAACACAAACGGTTCATGTCGATGACTGGGATCTCGGTTCTTGGACCGGACTCACTGGAGAGCTCAGTTTTGTCTAGATCAGACCGTATATACCTCTGAGGAACGGTCTTGAGCATCTTATCCTTGACCATCTCTTGTACGGAAGGAACTATTATGGAGTTATACTGGTTTGCTCCCTTGGCTTCCATGGTCGCTTCTTCTTGATTGTTCTTTGACTTCTTGTTACGAGTGTCGAAAGCccagaccaaaaaaaaagatttaaagttGATGTAAAATATTGTCCAAATTACAACACCATTGCTAGTTTAATGTATGTCGTTGAttttgttccaaaaaaaaaaatgtcgttgaccaaaaaaagaaagaaaaaacagaagcGACGTTGAAACTACGTCGTTTTGAGTGTTGGCTGTTTTGTCTGTGTGAGCACTGACACACCACACACTTGTAACGAGTCTTCTCCACCACAACTCCTGTCTTTCTCTCTTTGCTTCCAGTTTCAATGGAAACTACTGATCCTGTGGTTCTGTTCTTCCACCGTCCTCATGACATCTCTCACTCTCCCGCATTTTCTACCTCACCGTCTCCGACGGAATCATCTCCCCGCCGATCACCGGAGGAACCGATGCAGATGTTGTTTGTCTTCCGCAACCAACGAGTCTTCCACGGCGGTTGTGTGGTTCAAGCAAGACCTTCGCGCTGATGATCACCCTGGCCTCCTCGCCGCGTCAAAGCACAGAGCAGTCATACCTCTCTACGTCCTCGACCGTCGCATTCTCTCGCGTAAGTTAAGCTAATGAATTCATCTCTGCTTCGTTTCAGCTTGTTAGCATTCAGTTTCCAAAGTATCTAATCCAATAGATTTATCTGTAGGATACACAACGGAGACTCTAGAGCTAGCTATCATAGCATTGGAAGAGCTGAGAAGCTCCCTCAAGAAGCAAGGTTCAGATCTTATGCTCAGGTACGGGAATGCAGAGAATGTCATCGAAGATCTTGTCAAAGAGGTAACTCCACatgtttaatttagtatttttatttcttcagattttcaGACAAGATAAGTACTTGTTACAGGTCCGAGCTCCCTTTGTCTTTGTGGAAGAAGAGGTAGAACACCATCTGTGTGAGGTTTTGGACGCTGTTAAGAAGAAAATGGATGGTGTTTCGTTTCCTGGAGAATCACCGAGGGTTGTTGTGTGGAGGACTCCTTTTTATGAGACTCAAGTAACGTATTTGCTTCCCTTGCAACGTTAGATTCTGAACTAGTTTACTTATgtgatacattttttttggcTCTCTAGAGTTTGTCGGATCTGCCACACTCTTGGGAAGAGTTTAAGAAACTAAAGCTGCCTATCACTTTGCCAGTTCCTGCAGCAAGACTCTCATCTCCGGAAAGTGAACTGCAGTGGGGTATAAGCTTTTCTCTTGCTTGAGTAGTTTCTTGAAGGATATGATTTGTGTGAAAAATGTAAATGAAACATATGCTCCAGGTTCTGTGCCAACACTAGATGACGTGAAGGACTATATGAAGGAAGGCTTAAGCGAAAAGGAAAAGAGCTGGAGGGAGATGGCACATGCATCCGCCGAAAGAATACTAATGGAAAGGAACTTGGAGCCAAATGTTGATGGAAATTTAGGGAAGAAGAAGGTGCACAACTCTGCTTTTATCACGAGAAATAGAGATTCTGTTGGAGGTGGAACTGAGGCTGTACTTAACGCCCTAGCAGGTTACTTGAGGTACTTGGAGGGTACAAGTCGAGATGACTGGCAAGAGTACGTGATGTTCATTGCTTATAGAATGAATCTTGGTTAATCTTATGTGTTTTTGAAGAGTGATCTGGCGTTGGTTTTGATACTGACCAGGGTTCATGCAAAGCTTCGTGATGCTGAGATTAGGCCCGGAGCTtcctttttcaaactttttggACCTTCCCTCTGTCTTGGTATTGTATCCAGAAGAAGGGTTCACTACGAAGCAATAGAgtatgaaaaagaaagaaatgctGGATTTATTTCTCCATTTGGATATTCAGCTTCTACAGTCTCTGCTGCAACCGATGCTGTGTGCTCTATGGAGGTACAAAGAGAGTCACCATGCGTTATGCTTTTTAtgctctttttcaaaaatatttgatcttatttttttttttttgtggcagTGGTATTCACTTGT
It encodes:
- the LOC108849375 gene encoding uncharacterized protein C227.17c, which produces MTTETDDSTTVRRRVSCTKCFDALWFCYSPFYQMQQYYRVGKLDDCTKKFSDLFDCLSLKTKTASEAEKIMEEQEQAEAAKHIWLMRTQVEASTHWNETFGHLDDPNY
- the LOC108849374 gene encoding protein SRG1, translating into MEAKGANQYNSIIVPSVQEMVKDKMLKTVPQRYIRSDLDKTELSSESGPRTEIPVIDMNRLCSSTSMASEIDKLDLACKEWGFFQLVNHGMDSKFLDKVKSEIQDLFNLPMEEKTKLWQQPGEIEGFGQAFVVSEEQKLDWSDMFYLTTQPVLSRKPHLFHKLPPPFRDTLETYSTEVKRTAKILLANMARALKIKPEEMEELFDDDELGQKMKMNYYPPCPEPDHVIGVTPHSDATGLTILLQVNEVEGLQIKKDGKWVSVKPLPYAFVVNIGDMLEMMTNGTYKSIEHRGVVNSEKERLSVAAFHNVGMGKEVGPLRSLVERHKAALFRSVTIEEFLKVFFSRELDGKAFLDVWRI
- the LOC108855161 gene encoding LOW QUALITY PROTEIN: uncharacterized protein LOC108855161 (The sequence of the model RefSeq protein was modified relative to this genomic sequence to represent the inferred CDS: deleted 1 base in 1 codon), encoding MTSLTLPHFLPHRLRRNHLPADHRRNRCRCCLSSATNESSTAVVWFKQDLRADDHPGLLAASKHRAVIPLYVLDRRILSRYTTETLELAIIALEELRSSLKKQGSDLMLRYGNAENVIEDLVKEVRAPFVFVEEEVEHHLCEVLDAVKKKMDGVSFPGESPRVVVWRTPFYETQSLSDLPHSWEEFKKLKLPITLPVPAARLSSPESELQWGSVPTLDDVKDYMKEGLSEKEKSWREMAHASAERILMERNLEPNVDGNLGKKKVHNSAFITRNRDSVGGGTEAVLNALAGYLRYLEGTSRDDWQEVHAKLRDAEIRPGASFFKLFGPSLCLGIVSRRRVHYEAIEYEKERNAGFISPFGYSASTVSAATDAVCSMEWYSLVALNKEMTDDKRRSVKMWRWKGYLIQYTVVGDEGPAVLLVHGFGAFLEHYRDNVDSIVNSKNRVWTITVLGFGKSEKPNIIYTELLWSELLRDFMIEVVGEPAHCVGNSIGGYFVALMAFRWPDLVKSVVLVNSAGNVIPGYSPLPRSIERRVPFGAQIGARLLLLFLRFNVKKLLKDCYPVKPERADEFLITEMLRASQDPGVVMVLESIFGFDLSLPLNYLLKGFEEKTLVIQGMKDPISDPQKKVALLKEFCPAMEIKKVNAGHCPHDEIPEEVNHIICEWIAKVDNDEQQHLKASSQ